In Streptomyces sp. SID8374, one genomic interval encodes:
- a CDS encoding histidine kinase, whose protein sequence is MRRPIRLGTAAPQGSGVALGALIVLVVGSLALVALDVAASPLGKRSVVAGLTVLVLMPALMLGQYAPPPYRLPYRWRWGLLLVQAVLTYLPLLLFHYRWLSLLGFLAGAVLLTLPPGTSVPLALAVGASGPLLAATGLIDTNRSPLSVLLGTAITASTVFAVAHLALLTARLHGSREQAAHLAEQRERARMQQDLHDLVGSSLTAIALQGESALRGSGTPTGSGPERAALTEIITLARRLHDDVRSISRPDGGLSLSEELAHAQRVLNASGVEVRTVLPPRTGAAPAVVGCLRFVLREAVGNVLQHSAATYCEITLRADGTAIRLTVRNDGAERGEAGSPVPGQRHGTGLAGLRGRVLALGGEFTAGAGGGVFTLTAAVPSAGALADRP, encoded by the coding sequence ATGCGGCGTCCGATCCGCCTCGGCACAGCCGCGCCCCAGGGCTCCGGGGTCGCCCTCGGGGCGCTGATCGTCCTGGTGGTCGGGTCCCTCGCCCTGGTCGCCCTGGACGTGGCGGCCTCGCCGCTCGGCAAGCGGTCGGTGGTCGCCGGGCTGACCGTGCTGGTGCTGATGCCCGCGCTCATGCTGGGCCAGTACGCGCCGCCGCCGTACCGGCTCCCCTACCGCTGGCGGTGGGGGCTGCTGCTCGTCCAGGCGGTGCTCACGTATCTCCCGCTGCTGCTCTTCCACTACCGGTGGCTGAGCCTGCTGGGCTTCCTGGCCGGGGCCGTCCTGCTGACCCTGCCGCCGGGCACCTCCGTACCGCTCGCGCTGGCGGTCGGGGCCAGCGGGCCGCTGCTGGCCGCCACCGGCCTCATCGACACCAACCGGAGCCCGCTCAGCGTCCTGCTCGGTACGGCGATCACCGCGAGCACCGTCTTCGCGGTGGCCCACCTCGCCCTGCTCACGGCCCGGCTGCACGGCAGCAGGGAGCAAGCGGCGCACCTGGCGGAGCAGCGGGAGCGGGCCCGGATGCAGCAGGACCTGCACGACCTGGTCGGGTCGTCGCTGACGGCGATCGCGTTGCAGGGGGAGAGCGCGCTGCGCGGCAGCGGTACGCCGACGGGCTCCGGGCCGGAGCGCGCCGCGCTGACCGAGATCATCACCCTGGCCCGGCGGCTCCACGACGATGTGCGCTCCATCAGTCGGCCGGACGGCGGCCTCTCCCTCTCCGAGGAGCTCGCCCACGCCCAGCGGGTGCTCAACGCCTCCGGGGTGGAGGTGCGGACCGTGCTGCCACCGCGGACCGGGGCCGCCCCGGCGGTCGTGGGGTGCCTGCGCTTCGTCCTGCGCGAGGCGGTGGGCAACGTACTCCAGCACAGCGCGGCCACCTACTGCGAGATCACCCTGCGGGCCGACGGTACGGCGATCCGGCTGACGGTCCGCAACGACGGCGCCGAGCGGGGCGAGGCGGGTTCGCCGGTGCCCGGGCAGCGGCACGGGACGGGGCTTGCGGGGCTCAGGGGGCGGGTCCTGGCGCTGGGCGGGGAGTTCACCGCCGGGGCCGGGGGCGGGGTCTTCACCCTGACGGCCGCCGTGCCGTCGGCCGGGGCCCTGGCGGACCGCCCGTAA